A genomic segment from Maridesulfovibrio ferrireducens encodes:
- the rplA gene encoding 50S ribosomal protein L1, which yields MPKHGKKYRNATEGTDSYGLTVENAVKLAVEKAYAKFDETVDVAINLGVDPKYSDQMIRGAVTLPNGLGKEVRVACFCSGEKEAEAKAAGADFVGGEDLVEKVKEGWLDFDKAIATPDMMAKVGLIGRVLGPRGLMPNAKTGTVTFDVAKAVSEVKAGRVEFKVDKAGVLHAPIGKVSFGAEKLLENLKSLLDTVNKLKPSTVKGTYMKAVAVATTMGPGFRVDPLAARKYVES from the coding sequence ATGCCTAAGCACGGAAAAAAATACAGAAATGCAACTGAAGGGACAGATTCATACGGTTTAACCGTAGAAAATGCTGTTAAACTTGCAGTTGAAAAGGCGTATGCAAAGTTCGACGAGACCGTTGATGTAGCCATCAACCTTGGAGTCGACCCCAAGTATTCCGATCAGATGATTCGTGGAGCAGTAACCCTGCCTAACGGACTCGGAAAAGAAGTAAGAGTAGCTTGCTTCTGTAGTGGGGAAAAAGAAGCGGAAGCCAAAGCTGCCGGTGCCGACTTTGTCGGTGGCGAAGATTTGGTTGAAAAAGTTAAAGAAGGATGGCTTGATTTCGATAAAGCCATTGCTACACCTGATATGATGGCGAAAGTCGGTCTTATCGGTAGAGTACTTGGACCTCGCGGTCTGATGCCTAATGCTAAAACTGGAACCGTTACTTTTGACGTAGCTAAAGCCGTTAGCGAAGTTAAAGCTGGACGCGTAGAATTCAAGGTCGACAAGGCTGGTGTTCTTCATGCTCCTATCGGGAAAGTTTCTTTCGGTGCTGAAAAGCTCCTTGAGAATCTTAAATCCCTTCTTGATACTGTCAACAAACTTAAACCTTCAACGGTTAAAGGGACTTACATGAAAGCAGTTGCCGTGGCTACCACCATGGGTCCTGGTTTCAGAGTAGATCCATTGGCAGCAAGAAAGTACGTAGAGTCCTAA
- the rplJ gene encoding 50S ribosomal protein L10, with amino-acid sequence MKRQQKAQIIEQLKEVAERASIAIVTDFKGLGVEEFTDLRAKLREVGVDCQVVKNTLARLAFEGTDHGILADKFKENCAIVTGYEDPVAAAKAVADFAKGSKKFSMRFASLEGKYLDESGVQALSKLPSKEELLGKALGTMNAVPTNFVRVLANVPRGLLNVLTAVKDQKEAA; translated from the coding sequence GTGAAAAGGCAACAAAAAGCCCAGATTATCGAGCAGCTCAAAGAAGTAGCTGAAAGGGCGAGCATTGCCATCGTTACTGACTTCAAAGGTCTCGGCGTTGAAGAATTTACTGATCTTCGCGCTAAACTAAGAGAAGTCGGTGTCGATTGCCAAGTCGTTAAGAACACTCTGGCCCGGTTGGCGTTTGAGGGTACCGATCACGGTATTCTGGCCGATAAATTCAAGGAAAACTGTGCAATTGTAACTGGATATGAAGATCCTGTTGCGGCAGCAAAAGCAGTTGCAGATTTCGCTAAGGGAAGCAAAAAATTCTCTATGCGTTTTGCCAGCCTTGAGGGTAAGTATCTTGACGAATCTGGCGTACAGGCGCTCTCCAAGCTTCCGAGCAAGGAAGAGCTCTTAGGCAAGGCTCTTGGCACAATGAATGCTGTGCCCACTAACTTTGTGAGAGTTCTCGCAAATGTACCACGCGGACTTCTGAATGTTCTTACAGCTGTTAAGGACCAGAAGGAAGCTGCATAA
- the rplL gene encoding 50S ribosomal protein L7/L12, producing MSDITKDQVVEFISSMTVLELSEFIKELEEKFGVSAAAPVAAFAAAPAGADAGAAEEEQTEFDVILKGAGGNKIAVIKAVRALTGLGLKEAKAKVDEAPAAIKEGVEKSEAEEALKQLTEAGADAEMK from the coding sequence ATGTCAGATATTACTAAAGACCAGGTTGTAGAATTCATTTCCAGCATGACAGTTCTTGAACTTTCCGAGTTCATCAAAGAACTTGAAGAAAAATTCGGTGTTTCTGCAGCAGCTCCAGTAGCAGCATTTGCAGCAGCACCTGCTGGCGCTGACGCTGGCGCAGCTGAAGAAGAGCAGACTGAATTCGACGTTATCCTTAAGGGTGCCGGCGGAAACAAGATTGCTGTTATCAAAGCTGTCCGCGCTCTCACAGGCCTTGGTCTGAAAGAAGCTAAAGCTAAAGTAGACGAAGCTCCTGCAGCTATCAAAGAAGGCGTAGAAAAATCAGAAGCAGAAGAAGCTCTTAAGCAGCTTACTGAAGCTGGTGCTGACGCTGAAATGAAATAG